A single Tenacibaculum sp. 190524A02b DNA region contains:
- a CDS encoding MATE family efflux transporter, which yields MNLKAYTSEFKYNLKLATPVMLGMLGHTFVSFIDNIMVGQLGTAELAAVSLGNSFIFIAMSIGIGFSTAITPLIAEADAANSFRQAKLAFKHGLFLCTVIGVLMFLGVYFSKSMLYLMGQPEEVVLLAMPYLDLVAFSLIPMIIFQAFKQFSDGMSITKYPMYATLIANISNVILNYLLIFGKFGFPKLGIVGAAYGTLLSRFIMVLFLWWLLTKKKRTRRLVTKIKFFVLDVFMLRKIISLGAPSAMQMLFEVAIFTSAIWLSGLLGKNPQAANQIALNLSSMTFMVAMGLGVTSMIRVGNQKGLHNFKELRRIAFSIFLLGTFLATVFCVLFFALHEYLPLLYLDMNDVKNYVDNLEVLNLASSLLIAAAIFQVSDSIQVMVLGALRGLQDVKIPTIITFISYWIIGFPISFFLGKQENYGSFGIWLGLIAGLTTASILLYLRFNYLTLKLINTENNELT from the coding sequence TTGAATTTAAAAGCATATACATCAGAATTTAAATATAATTTAAAATTGGCAACTCCAGTAATGCTGGGTATGTTAGGTCATACTTTTGTAAGTTTTATAGATAATATAATGGTAGGACAATTAGGTACAGCTGAGTTAGCAGCAGTGTCTTTAGGTAATAGTTTTATTTTTATAGCAATGTCTATAGGTATTGGGTTTTCTACAGCAATAACACCATTAATAGCTGAAGCAGATGCTGCTAATAGCTTTAGACAAGCTAAGTTGGCTTTTAAGCATGGTTTATTTTTATGTACTGTAATAGGGGTATTAATGTTTTTAGGAGTGTATTTTTCTAAATCAATGTTATATTTAATGGGGCAACCAGAAGAAGTTGTTTTATTAGCAATGCCATATTTAGATTTAGTAGCATTTTCATTAATTCCAATGATTATTTTTCAAGCTTTTAAGCAATTTAGCGATGGTATGTCTATTACAAAATACCCTATGTACGCAACTTTAATAGCAAACATTTCTAATGTTATATTAAACTACCTTTTGATTTTTGGAAAATTTGGTTTTCCTAAATTAGGTATAGTTGGAGCTGCTTATGGTACTTTATTATCAAGGTTTATCATGGTTTTATTTTTATGGTGGTTGTTAACAAAGAAAAAAAGGACAAGAAGATTAGTTACTAAAATTAAGTTTTTTGTACTTGATGTATTCATGCTAAGAAAAATAATTAGTTTAGGTGCTCCAAGCGCTATGCAAATGTTGTTTGAAGTGGCCATTTTTACATCTGCTATATGGTTAAGTGGTTTGTTAGGGAAAAATCCACAAGCAGCTAACCAAATAGCTTTAAACTTATCGTCTATGACTTTTATGGTTGCTATGGGATTAGGAGTAACTTCAATGATTAGAGTAGGGAACCAAAAAGGCTTACACAACTTTAAAGAATTACGTAGAATTGCTTTTTCTATCTTTTTACTAGGTACTTTTTTAGCTACAGTATTTTGTGTATTATTTTTTGCTTTACATGAATATTTACCATTATTGTATTTAGATATGAATGATGTAAAAAATTATGTAGATAATTTAGAGGTTTTAAATTTAGCTTCTAGTTTATTAATAGCTGCAGCAATATTTCAGGTTAGTGATAGTATTCAAGTAATGGTATTGGGGGCGTTAAGGGGACTACAAGATGTTAAAATACCAACAATTATTACTTTTATTTCTTATTGGATTATAGGGTTTCCTATCAGTTTTTTTCTAGGAAAACAAGAAAATTATGGAAGTTTTGGAATTTGGCTTGGTTTAATTGCTGGTTTAACTACTGCATCAATTCTATTATATTTGCGATTTAATTATTTAACTTTAAAATTGATTAATACTGAAAATAATGAACTTACCTAA